One window of the Magnolia sinica isolate HGM2019 chromosome 19, MsV1, whole genome shotgun sequence genome contains the following:
- the LOC131234661 gene encoding DNA topoisomerase 6 subunit B-like: MPDKNVTIQFARRTDVMPPVPIETRHHPSAVDLLLIKRLAAETSKQTLLQFLQHEFVNIGKSYAERLIGMYSRLQPLFHSRSHLNGTHSAAVVMASGLIL; encoded by the exons ATGCCAGA CAAAAATGTTACAATACAGTTTGCACGAAGAACAGATGTAATGCCTCCAGTTCCTATTGAAACAAGGCACCATCCCTCTGCTGTTGATTTACTGCTTATCAAACGCCTTGCTGCAGAGACTTCAAAACAGACCCTTCTGCAGTTTCTCCAGCATGAATTTGTGAACATTGGCAAATCCTATGCAGAGCGTTTAATAGGCATGTATTCACGTTTGCAACCCCTCTTTCACTCGAGGAGTCATTTGAATGGAACTCACTCTGCAGCTGTTGTTATGGCATCTGGGCTGATTTTATGA